The following proteins come from a genomic window of Limnohabitans sp. 103DPR2:
- a CDS encoding SDR family oxidoreductase, whose translation MIRNFENKTAVLTGGGSGFGLECARIAARLKMNVVLVDVQQDALDKAEAEIKATGVKVFAKRVDVSNADQMDAFAKDVQAQFGAPHFVFNNAGVGSGGLVWENTVADWQWVLGVNVWGVVHGVRLFTPMMLEAAKKDPAYEGHIVNTASMAGLLTAPNMGVYNVSKHAVVALTETLYQDLKLVTDQVSASVLCPYFVPTGISQSHRNRPADLPHQKATKSQLIGQAMSDKAVSSGKVSAAQMAEMVFESIANDQFYIYSHPQALGNVQTRMEAIVQQQNPPNPFAARPDIGEKLKAELRS comes from the coding sequence ATGATTCGCAATTTCGAAAATAAAACAGCTGTCTTAACAGGCGGTGGCTCTGGCTTTGGTTTGGAATGTGCACGCATTGCAGCCCGCCTGAAAATGAATGTGGTTCTGGTGGATGTGCAGCAAGATGCACTCGACAAAGCAGAAGCTGAAATTAAAGCGACCGGCGTGAAGGTTTTTGCGAAGCGCGTGGACGTTTCCAATGCGGATCAAATGGACGCCTTCGCCAAGGATGTTCAAGCGCAATTTGGCGCGCCACACTTTGTTTTCAACAACGCTGGTGTGGGTTCAGGTGGCTTGGTTTGGGAGAACACCGTGGCCGATTGGCAATGGGTCTTGGGTGTGAATGTTTGGGGTGTGGTGCACGGCGTGCGTTTGTTCACGCCCATGATGCTAGAGGCCGCCAAAAAAGATCCAGCCTACGAAGGCCACATCGTGAATACCGCCAGCATGGCCGGTTTGCTCACGGCTCCCAACATGGGCGTGTACAACGTCAGCAAACATGCGGTGGTCGCTTTAACTGAAACCCTGTACCAAGATTTGAAACTGGTGACCGACCAAGTCAGTGCCAGCGTTTTGTGCCCTTACTTTGTGCCCACAGGCATTAGCCAAAGCCACCGCAACCGTCCGGCGGATTTGCCGCATCAAAAGGCCACCAAAAGCCAATTGATTGGCCAGGCGATGAGCGACAAAGCGGTCAGCAGTGGCAAGGTGTCTGCCGCTCAAATGGCCGAAATGGTGTTTGAGTCTATTGCCAACGATCAGTTTTACATCTATAGCCATCCTCAAGCTTTGGGCAACGTCCAAACCCGCATGGAAGCCATCGTTCAGCAGCAAAACCCGCCCAATCCTTTTGCCGCACGCCCTGACATTGGCGAAAAACTCAAAGCCGAACTGCGCAGCTAA
- a CDS encoding glutathione S-transferase family protein: protein MSQLILHHYPTSPFAEKIRLILGYKKLAWQSVIIPMIMPKPDLTSLTGGYRRTPVLQIGADIYCDTALIADVLEKLAPAPSLYPSPVNGASRIVAQWADSQVFPAAMAYNFQPAGVADVFAGAPEAVVQAFVADRAAMRGGAPRMSLGEGTSTYKSQLRRLSDMLTEHPYLMGEVPTIADFSAYHPMWFTLERTPSVAGILDATPLLKDWMARMKAIGHGQHDKMKSDQAVEVAKNATPEDVSQLAFVDDHGIALGSEVTITADNFGLEPTPGILVAATKTRLTLRREDERAGTVHVHFPRNGFILKKVKS from the coding sequence ATGAGCCAACTGATTCTTCACCATTACCCAACGTCACCTTTTGCAGAAAAAATTCGTTTGATTTTGGGTTATAAAAAGTTGGCCTGGCAAAGCGTGATCATTCCGATGATCATGCCCAAACCCGACCTCACGTCTTTGACGGGTGGTTATCGTCGAACCCCCGTGCTGCAAATCGGTGCCGACATTTATTGCGATACCGCTTTGATTGCGGATGTTTTAGAGAAATTGGCGCCTGCCCCCAGCCTCTACCCATCACCCGTCAATGGCGCTTCCAGAATTGTGGCGCAATGGGCCGACAGTCAGGTATTTCCAGCAGCCATGGCTTATAACTTTCAACCCGCCGGTGTTGCCGATGTTTTTGCAGGTGCCCCTGAGGCGGTGGTTCAAGCTTTTGTCGCCGATCGCGCAGCCATGCGAGGTGGCGCGCCCAGAATGTCATTGGGCGAGGGCACCAGCACTTACAAAAGTCAATTGCGCCGCTTGTCAGACATGCTGACAGAGCACCCTTATTTGATGGGGGAGGTACCCACCATTGCCGACTTTTCTGCTTATCACCCCATGTGGTTTACGCTAGAGCGAACACCCAGTGTGGCGGGCATCTTAGACGCGACACCTTTGCTTAAAGATTGGATGGCGCGCATGAAAGCCATCGGTCATGGTCAGCACGACAAGATGAAGTCGGATCAGGCCGTTGAGGTGGCCAAGAATGCAACACCCGAAGATGTTTCACAGCTTGCATTTGTGGACGATCATGGCATTGCCTTAGGTTCCGAAGTCACCATCACTGCAGATAACTTTGGTTTAGAACCCACCCCAGGTATTTTGGTTGCAGCGACCAAAACCCGACTCACATTGCGCCGTGAAGATGAGCGTGCAGGCACGGTTCATGTTCACTTTCCCCGTAACGGATTTATTTTGAAGAAGGTCAAATCATGA
- a CDS encoding NADP-dependent oxidoreductase — translation MPTNHIIVLDNRPEGEATTSNFKLITAETPALQDGQVLVKHHYLSLDPYMRGRMNAGKNYAQPQPLGEAMIGGTVGEVVESKHAKFTVGQTVLCMGGWQEYSVINADAVGALKHVNAEKISISHYLGAVGMPGVTAWYGLVKIIQAKPGATVTVSAASGAVGSAFGALAKARGFRVVGIAGGKAKCDYVVNELGFDACVDYKEHTDYISLSKALRDACPNGIDGHFENVGGMVLDAVMLRANDFSRVAVCGMIAGYNGEPLPMTNPTLILKSRMTIEGFIVSEHMEVWPEALAELAELIASGKFNPRQTIAQGIASAPEAFLGLLKGQNFGKQLVKLV, via the coding sequence ATGCCGACCAATCACATCATCGTTTTAGACAATCGTCCTGAAGGCGAAGCAACAACTTCCAATTTCAAATTGATCACCGCAGAAACACCTGCTTTGCAAGACGGACAAGTTTTGGTTAAACACCATTACTTGAGCCTTGACCCTTATATGCGCGGTCGCATGAATGCTGGCAAAAATTATGCACAGCCCCAACCATTGGGCGAAGCCATGATTGGTGGCACTGTGGGTGAAGTTGTAGAGAGCAAGCACGCCAAATTCACGGTGGGTCAAACCGTGTTGTGCATGGGCGGCTGGCAAGAGTACAGCGTGATCAACGCTGATGCCGTGGGTGCGCTCAAGCATGTGAATGCAGAGAAAATTTCGATCAGCCATTACCTGGGTGCCGTGGGCATGCCCGGCGTCACAGCCTGGTATGGTTTGGTCAAAATCATTCAAGCCAAACCTGGCGCCACCGTCACAGTGAGCGCTGCCAGTGGCGCTGTGGGCAGCGCGTTTGGCGCGTTGGCCAAAGCACGTGGTTTTCGTGTGGTGGGCATTGCCGGTGGCAAAGCCAAATGCGATTACGTGGTCAATGAGTTGGGCTTTGATGCTTGCGTTGACTACAAAGAACACACCGATTACATCTCTTTGTCCAAAGCACTGCGAGATGCCTGTCCCAATGGCATTGATGGCCATTTTGAAAACGTGGGCGGCATGGTGCTAGATGCCGTGATGTTGCGCGCCAATGACTTTTCCCGCGTCGCTGTGTGCGGCATGATTGCAGGCTACAACGGAGAGCCTTTGCCCATGACCAACCCTACGTTGATCCTGAAAAGCCGTATGACCATTGAAGGCTTCATTGTGAGTGAGCACATGGAAGTGTGGCCTGAAGCCTTGGCTGAATTGGCTGAACTCATTGCCAGTGGCAAATTCAACCCACGTCAAACCATTGCGCAAGGCATTGCTTCTGCACCTGAAGCTTTCTTGGGCTTGCTCAAAGGTCAAAACTTTGGCAAACAACTGGTGAAACTGGTTTAA
- a CDS encoding PaaI family thioesterase: MSIPFGVHIPFVDNLGFTLEKFENGTSELHYSPRAEHHNSFAITHGGAVMTLLDVVMATAARSVEQEMGVVTIEMKTSFMRPAKTTGDEHLLAKGLLLHRTKTMAFTDGKVYDADGQLCAHATGTFKYVKRTPSVSSPISTD, translated from the coding sequence ATGAGCATTCCCTTTGGCGTCCACATTCCCTTTGTGGACAACCTTGGCTTCACATTAGAGAAGTTCGAGAACGGCACATCAGAGTTGCACTACAGCCCTCGTGCGGAGCATCACAATTCTTTCGCCATTACCCATGGCGGGGCTGTGATGACTTTGCTCGATGTGGTGATGGCCACGGCTGCACGCAGTGTTGAACAAGAGATGGGCGTCGTCACGATTGAAATGAAAACCAGTTTCATGCGCCCCGCCAAAACCACCGGCGATGAGCATCTGTTGGCCAAAGGTTTGCTACTGCATCGCACCAAAACCATGGCCTTCACAGATGGCAAAGTGTATGACGCGGATGGTCAACTGTGTGCCCATGCCACAGGGACCTTCAAGTACGTTAAGCGTACCCCGTCAGTGTCTTCGCCCATTTCGACTGATTAA
- a CDS encoding SDR family oxidoreductase — MTRTVKQLFDLTGQTALVTGGSRGLGLQMAHALGEAGARLMLSSRKADDLQEAVAELKAAGIEADFIAADCGKEEDIRRLAQETVKKMGRIDILVNNAGATWGAAAEVHPVSAWDKVMNLNVRGYFILAQEVANLSMIPNGRGRILNVASIAGLAGNPPEMQTIAYNTSKGAVVNFTKALAGEWGQHGITVNAICPGFFPSKMTYGLLEKMGADRMASHAPLRRLGDDEDLKGLTLLYASEAGKHITGQWLAVDGGVSAIIGG; from the coding sequence ATGACACGTACCGTCAAACAACTCTTCGACTTAACAGGTCAAACGGCTTTGGTCACAGGTGGCTCACGAGGTCTGGGTCTGCAAATGGCCCACGCACTGGGTGAAGCCGGTGCACGTTTGATGTTGAGCTCGCGCAAAGCGGATGATTTGCAAGAAGCCGTGGCTGAACTCAAAGCGGCAGGCATTGAGGCAGACTTCATTGCAGCAGACTGCGGTAAGGAAGAAGACATTCGCCGTTTGGCACAAGAGACCGTGAAAAAAATGGGTCGCATTGACATCTTGGTTAACAACGCAGGCGCCACTTGGGGTGCTGCTGCTGAAGTTCACCCAGTCTCCGCTTGGGACAAAGTGATGAACCTCAATGTGCGAGGCTATTTCATCTTGGCACAAGAAGTGGCCAACTTGTCCATGATCCCAAATGGTCGTGGCCGAATTTTGAATGTGGCATCGATTGCGGGCTTGGCCGGTAACCCACCTGAGATGCAAACCATCGCCTACAACACCTCCAAAGGTGCTGTGGTCAATTTCACCAAGGCGCTGGCAGGTGAGTGGGGTCAACATGGCATTACCGTGAACGCCATTTGTCCAGGCTTCTTCCCCAGCAAAATGACCTACGGCTTGCTCGAAAAAATGGGCGCAGATCGCATGGCGAGCCACGCACCTTTGCGTCGTTTAGGCGATGACGAAGACTTGAAAGGCTTGACGCTGTTGTACGCCAGCGAGGCCGGCAAGCACATTACAGGTCAATGGCTGGCTGTTGACGGTGGCGTGAGTGCCATCATTGGTGGCTAA
- a CDS encoding Dabb family protein, with protein sequence MNHMKSMPQGLRHIVMWTLKEEAEGQTKAQNMLKAREVLMSCSSLVPGIELFEVGLKSEGLDCTCDVILNSVFKDAAALNAYQNHPDHIAIKPFMKAIVAKRQCMDFWN encoded by the coding sequence ATGAATCACATGAAAAGCATGCCTCAAGGTTTGCGTCACATTGTGATGTGGACTTTGAAGGAAGAAGCAGAGGGTCAGACCAAAGCGCAGAACATGCTGAAAGCGCGTGAAGTGCTCATGAGTTGTTCCAGCTTGGTGCCCGGCATCGAATTATTTGAAGTGGGCCTCAAATCAGAGGGTCTCGATTGCACTTGTGATGTCATCTTGAATTCTGTTTTCAAGGATGCAGCTGCATTGAACGCTTATCAAAACCACCCAGATCACATCGCCATCAAACCTTTCATGAAAGCCATTGTCGCGAAGCGACAGTGCATGGATTTTTGGAACTAA
- a CDS encoding acyl-CoA dehydrogenase yields the protein MSLRTTLDFLLYEWLDVNQLQQRERFADHSQETFDAVLDTCERIAREKYAPFNRLVDTEEPRFDGEKVILPQATHDAQKAYAASGMLSAAQDYEIGGMQLPYTVEAAANTFFAMASVSMGSGLLTVGNANLLMAHGSELQKKVFALNEFSGRWSGTMCLSEPQAGSSLSDVMTRATPDGAAFQQDPLGARYRLKGNKMWISAGEHELTENIIHLVLAKIPGPDGKLIPGVKGISLFIVPKKMVNTEGQLTGVRNDVALAGLNHKCGWRGTTNTLLNFGEGKFKVSTDNTDSDGSGAVGYLVGEPGRGLGYMFHMMNEARIGVGLAATMLGMAGYEASLEYAKNRPQGRPVAGGSQKVVKDAAQAQVRIIEHADIKRMLLAQKSYCEGALALELYCAKLVDEQHTGTAVNADEARLLLEVLTPIAKSWPSEWCLEANSLAIQIHGGYGYTRDFPVEQYWRDNRLNMIHEGTHGIQGMDLLGRKVLMEEGRGVKLLAARMMATAQKAQALSDLADDAKALTSALQKVIQATQSAWSTGQPQEALANAVPYLQAFGHLVLAWIWLDVSASCRGEASAQQTGRQAAAKYFYRYELPKIDAWLNVVSNRDMTCANLSEEAF from the coding sequence ATGAGCCTTCGGACTACGCTGGATTTTTTGTTGTACGAATGGTTGGACGTTAACCAACTGCAACAACGCGAACGTTTTGCGGACCACAGCCAAGAAACTTTTGATGCCGTACTGGACACTTGCGAGCGAATTGCCCGCGAAAAATATGCGCCTTTCAATCGCCTTGTCGACACAGAAGAACCGCGCTTTGACGGCGAAAAAGTGATCTTGCCGCAAGCCACGCACGATGCGCAAAAAGCTTACGCCGCATCCGGCATGCTCAGCGCAGCGCAAGACTACGAGATTGGTGGCATGCAGTTGCCCTACACCGTAGAAGCAGCTGCCAATACATTCTTTGCGATGGCGTCCGTCAGCATGGGCTCGGGCCTGTTAACTGTGGGCAATGCCAATTTGCTGATGGCGCACGGTTCGGAATTGCAAAAGAAAGTGTTTGCACTCAACGAATTTTCAGGCCGCTGGTCTGGCACCATGTGTTTGTCTGAACCTCAAGCAGGCTCTTCATTGAGCGATGTCATGACACGCGCTACGCCTGATGGTGCTGCATTTCAACAAGATCCTTTGGGTGCGCGCTATCGCCTCAAAGGCAACAAGATGTGGATCTCGGCGGGTGAACATGAACTCACCGAAAACATCATTCATTTGGTTTTGGCCAAAATTCCGGGTCCTGATGGCAAGTTGATTCCTGGCGTTAAAGGCATTTCCTTGTTCATCGTGCCCAAGAAAATGGTGAACACCGAAGGTCAATTGACGGGTGTTCGCAACGATGTGGCCCTGGCGGGTTTGAATCACAAATGCGGATGGCGTGGTACCACCAACACACTGCTGAATTTTGGCGAGGGCAAGTTCAAAGTTTCGACCGACAACACAGACTCAGATGGCTCGGGTGCTGTTGGTTACTTGGTCGGTGAACCAGGTCGTGGTTTGGGCTACATGTTCCACATGATGAACGAAGCACGGATCGGCGTGGGCTTGGCAGCCACCATGTTGGGCATGGCTGGCTATGAGGCCAGCTTGGAATACGCCAAAAACCGCCCACAAGGTCGTCCCGTTGCCGGTGGCTCACAGAAGGTGGTGAAGGATGCTGCGCAAGCGCAGGTTCGCATCATTGAACACGCCGACATCAAGCGCATGTTGCTGGCCCAAAAATCTTATTGCGAAGGTGCGTTGGCACTAGAGTTGTATTGCGCCAAATTGGTGGATGAACAGCACACGGGTACAGCTGTAAATGCCGACGAAGCTCGCCTGCTGCTAGAAGTGTTAACGCCCATTGCCAAAAGCTGGCCCAGCGAATGGTGTCTGGAAGCCAACAGCTTGGCCATTCAAATTCATGGTGGCTACGGTTACACCCGAGACTTTCCAGTAGAACAGTACTGGCGCGACAACCGTCTGAACATGATTCATGAGGGCACTCATGGCATTCAAGGCATGGACTTGTTAGGCCGCAAAGTCTTGATGGAAGAGGGCAGAGGCGTGAAGCTCCTGGCCGCACGCATGATGGCGACAGCTCAAAAAGCACAAGCACTCTCTGATTTGGCCGATGATGCCAAAGCCCTGACTTCTGCACTTCAAAAAGTCATTCAAGCCACCCAGTCGGCTTGGTCTACCGGACAGCCACAAGAGGCCTTGGCCAATGCGGTACCGTATTTACAAGCCTTCGGTCATTTGGTATTGGCCTGGATCTGGTTGGACGTAAGCGCCTCATGCAGGGGTGAGGCTTCGGCTCAACAAACAGGCCGACAAGCAGCTGCAAAATATTTTTACCGCTATGAACTGCCCAAGATTGATGCTTGGCTCAATGTGGTTAGCAATCGCGACATGACGTGTGCCAACTTATCTGAAGAGGCATTTTGA